The following DNA comes from Thermoanaerobaculum aquaticum.
ACGTGCGTGGGGACTCCCTCAACGGGCAGCGAGGCGGCTATAGCAGCAGCGGTCCATCCCCACGTGCGTGGGGACTCCTTGACCGGGTATCGCAGGTGTACCAGCAAATTCGGTCCATCCCCACGTGCGTGGGGACTCCGCGGCCAGTCTCCGCGATCGTGATGTGCGCACGGTCCATCCCCACGTGCGTGGGGACTCCTGGCGGTCTGGATTCGCAATTTGTCAACCACTAGGTCCATCCCCACGTGCGTGGGGACTCCGGGGATTGCGTGGGCTCAGACTCAAGCGAGCTCGGTCCATCCCCACGTGCGTGGGGACTCCCAGCAGGCAGCCGCTCAGGCTGAGCAGCTGCGCGGTCCATCCCCACGTGCGTGGGGACTCCGCGTAGTCGCGCGGCCAAGATGAAGGGGTTTGCGGTCCATCCCCACGTGCGTGGGGACTCCCATAATGAGGGCGACGATGCCATCGATCTTTGCGGTCCATCCCCACGTGCGTGGGGACTCCGCAAGCGTACTGCGCGCGCTTGCGGGGGTTTCGGTCCATCCCCACGTGCGTGGGGACTCCCAAAAGCAGCGGTGCGTTCGATGTCTTGAACTCGGTCCATCCCCACGTGCGTGGGGACTCCGTATCGTCTGGGGTGCCTAAACGCCCTACTACGGTCCATCCCCACGTGCGTGGGGACTCCGTCCAAGGACGCAAGTGCAGCGGCCTCCTGCTCGGTCCATCCCCACGTGCGTGGGGACTCCGCTATCGAGTTGCGGGCATTTGGGCGGCGGCTCGGTCCATCCCCACGTGCGTGGGGACTCCGTCGGTAACGCGACCGCTGGGGCGATATCGCCGCGGTCCATCCCCACGTGCGTGGGGACTCCATACTGCACGATGGAGCCGTGAGGGAGCTCGTCGGTCCATCCCCACGTGCGTGGGGACTCCTTGCTGCGCGCGCTGCTTCGCGCCGGCAAGAGCGGTCCATCCCCACGTGCGTGGGGACTCCGATACTGTTAATTCCCATGAGTCAGATTGGCACGGTCCATCCCCACGTGCGTGGGGACTCCGCCCGTGCATCTTTGAGCTGGCTAGCCAGGGGCGGTCCATCCCCACGTGCGTGGGGACTCCGCATAGCGGTTGGTGGGTGGCGCATAACGGCACGGTCCATCCCCACGTGCGTGGGGACTCCGCGAGGAGTGGATAAAAAACCTGGAAGGCCGTCGGTCCATCCCCACGTGCGTGGGGACTCCGGCGGCGAAAGTGCTGGGCTTGCGTTCGGTTCCGGCCCATCCCCACGTGCGTGGGGACTCCGAGGCCGGTTGCACGTGCTGCCGCCTTGAGTGCGGTCCATCCCCACGTGCGTGGGGACTCCAAGAATCGAGAAGGAACAAGAGCCACCCCCTGCGGTCCATCCCCACGTGCGTGGGGACTCCTCCGGCTTTTCTGGCTTCGGATTCGCTCTTCCCGGTCCATCCCCACGTGCGTGGGGACTCCCCTTTTTTCCCCGAATCCCCAAGAAAGCCCTACGGTCCATCCCCACGTGCGTGGGGACTCCGACCGAGCAAGTTCCATCGCTGGTACGCGCGTCGGTCCATCCCCACGTGCGTGGGGACTCCCCAGCAGCAATCTCCTCGGACGCAAGCGCGATCGGTCCATCCCCACGTGCGTGGGGACTCCGTTGCGCGCTGTCAGGTTGGCCTGGAAGAGCCGGTCCATCCCCACGTGCGTGGGGACTCCAAGGTCCTATGCGCAATACGCATCCCTACCCACGGTCCATCCCCACGTGCGTGGGGACTCCGGCCAGCGGAGACCAGAACTCAGGAGGCTAACAGGTCCATCCCCACGTGCGTGGGGACTCCGTGGGCTCATCAGGGTAGCGCTCTTTCAGGGCCGGTCCATCCCCACGTGCNNNNNNNNNNNNNNNNNNNNNNNNNNNNNNNNNNNNNNNNNNNNACGTGCGTGGGGACTCCCTGCAGGACTGGTTCGACTCCCTTGACGAAATCGGTCCATCCCCACGTGCGTGGGGACTCCGCAATAGCCTGGACCGAGTACCGCACCCAGCCGGTCCATCCCCACGTGCGTGGGGACTCCTGACCCAGGGGGAGGAGCTGGACCCATTGCTCCGGTCCATCCCCACGTGCGTGGGGACTCCCCGCACCAGAACACGTTCGGCCTTAGCCCAATCGGTCCATCCCCACGTGCGTGGGGACTCCACCATGAGGGACGCGCTGCTTTTGGAGCTCCTCGGTCCATCCCCACGTGCGTGGGGACTCCTGACCCAGGGGGAGGAGCTGGACCCATTGCTCCGGTCCATCCCCACGTGCGTGGGGACTCCCTTCGGCGCTGCACGGAGGGCGCGTAGGTCATCGGTCCATCCCCACGTGCGTGGGGACTCCCGGGATCTTATCCGGGCTGGAAGGGCTGTTTACGGTCCATCCCCACGTGCGTGGGGACTCCGTACGTGTGCCTGACGGCTACGACTGGCTCGAAGGTCCATCCCCACGTGCGTGGGGACTCCTTCCGGCTGGTCCGCCTCGAGCTTCAGCTTGACGGTCCATCCCCACGTGCGTGGGGACTCCGGACACCACCTGAGCATCGGCCCGGCTCCACACGGTCCATCCCCACGTGCGTGGGGACTCCGTCAATGCAAATGCCAAGCATTTCTGCAACCTCGGTCCATCCCCACGTGCGTGGGGACTCGGAGCTATGAGAACGGAAAAGCGCTGCAAATCGACGGTCCATCCCCACGTGCGTGGGGACTCCATTTCTATTTTCCGCTTGCTTTGTTCCGGATGCGGTCCATCCCCACGTGCGTGGGGACTCCGCAGGCAGGTACGTCCCCTCCGCAACTTTTGCGGTCCATCCCCACGTGCGTGGGGACTCCGCTTTTATCATGACCGCTGGGGGAGCGGTTGGCGGTCCATCCCCACGTGCGTGGGGACTCCGCTCACGGTTCACCTCCCCTCGTAACGCTTTGGCGGTCCATCCCCACGTGCGTGGGGACTCCATTTCCCCCCGCCTGTGAGAAACGCATCGTCACGGTCCATCCCCACGTGCGTGGGGACTCCTTGGCGAACCGACGCGTGTTTTTCTAGATGAAGGTCCATCCCCACGTGCGTGGGGACTCCTAATCCGCCCCCACTGCAGGGCCGCTGCCATGCGGTCCATCCCCACGTGCGTGGGGACTCCGCCGGCAAAAGCCGGGGCCGAACCATCCGCACCGGTCCATCCCCACGTGCGTGGGGACTCCACTTGGTCGCCATTGCAAAAACCCACCCTAACCCGCCTCTATGTGTCGGGCTGGCCCTGAGAAGCGCATATCACCCTCCACCACCGGAACGGGAGCGTTGGGCAAGCCGCTGAAGCTTCTCCTTTTTTCTTATCGCTTCGGAGTTGCGCACGGCCACAAGCACCAGACCATCAAAGTCACGGGGAACCCTGTCCACATAGCCGTGGAGCCGAAGGGCAAAGCCCTGTTCGTTGTTGGTACCCCAAGCCATCGCGCAGCGGCCGCCCCCTGCTTTCTCCACAACCTTCTCCCAAAGAAGCTCCCGCACCAAGGCACTCACCCGCCCCACGAACACACCGGTATCCAGTTCCAGGAGCCAGCGGGTGAGTTCACCCCGAAGGCTCTTCGGTACCCTCTCCAGGATCAGCACCACCATAAGCCACACCGCCTTCCACTTCGCCCTCCAGGTCCCAAAGCCCCCCGGGCCGGCTTGGTTCTTCGTCCTCCACCTCGTCTTCCCCGGGAAGCCCGAGCCCGGAAAAGAGATCCAAAAGGTCTTCCACCATGCGCTCCAGAAGCCTGGCGCGGAGGATTTCGTCTCTGAGCTTGGTCCGTACCCTTCGCTCAACCTCGAGGTTGCCCTCTGCTGCCGTAAGAAAAGCGGCGGGAATCAAAACCTCGGTCTTGTAAAGGTCGGCTACGTCGTAAACGAACGAAAGGAGCTTTCCGGTATGGATAAAGCCCAGGGCCGGGCTAAAACCGCTGGAAACAATGGCCGCATGTGACAAGCCGTAGAGGTAGGCGGCACCCGCAGAGAGCGCCCGGTTCACGGGGTCAGAGGCGACCCAGTTGCGGCGGTCGTAGCTGCGGCCGTGCCACGGGACCCCTGTTTTCTCGCTCCAGCTGGCGTAAGCGGTGCGCACCCGCACGCCTTCCAGGCCACGCAGCCGCTCGAGGGAAAGATCGCTGGGCAAAGGTTCTCGAAAACGCTTGCGATAAAGGCGTAAAACCACCTCCAAATGTAACTTCGGGTCCGCCCAGGCCAGGGCTTGCCGCTGAAGCCGGCGAGCACTACGCGTATCCCCGAGACCTTGAGCGTAAAAGCGCGCCAGCCCTTCGCCCACCCAAGCCACTGTGCATCCGTTGTTGGCTAAGGCGCGGATCGCGGCATGGGTGATGCGGGTGCCCGGCCCGAGGAAAAGCACGCCTAAAGCCGCGACCGGCACCAGCGTGAGGCCCTCTTGGTCGTAAATGCCAATGCCTTGCGCCTCCTGCTCGATAAAGGCGTGCTCCACATAAAGGTAGGACAGGCCATCGCGAAATTTGGGAAGCTCCTTGAGATTGCGGGCGTTGGGGACTGGAGCCATGGCGTGCTAGGGGCACAGCGAGAGCAAGCCCAGGCCCAGGCCCTTGCCCGGGCCAATGCCGGTTTGCAGGGTTTTCAGGGCTTTTTCCGGGTCCACCACTTGAAGGGCGCCTTCAAAGAGCACAGCCTGGACCTGGATCAGGTGCCCGGATTTGCGCGTTTCTAAAAAGGTGTCCTGGCGAATGTGGGCCAGGTAGGCCCCGTCACCCGCCATCAGCCGGAAACCTCCGTCCGCCAGCTTGCGCGCCAACCAGGCGAGCTTTTCCTCGCGGCTTGCCAGCGCCACCCGCTTGCCCTTGTCGCGGGCCCGCTTGCTGGGGTTGGCCCGTAAGCGGAAGCGCAACACCTGCCCTTCGCGGAACAGCGGAAGGAAAGGCTTTGGCGGATAGACCCGGGCGTAGCCTTCTTCCAGGACGCTCCAATCCGGCTGGGTGAGGGTTTGCACCAAGACCACCGGTGGCTCGGTGCTGCGGGTGGGCTCGAGCCGCCATAAAAGCCGCTCCTGCCCTTGCTTGAGCGGTTGGGAAACCGCTCGGCAAAGGGTGCGGTGCATTTCGTAAGGGCTCGCCAGGTCTCTTCGCGCGGTGGGGGAGCGTAAGTCCAGCGCCAGCTTGCTAATCCACATGGTTTTCCTCCATGCTTTTCGCGGCCAACACCTTGACGGAGTCCTGGGGGAGCACCACCTCTTGAACGTAACGGACCCCAAACCGGCGTTGGGCGAAGGGGGCCAAAGGCTGGTCGTAAACCAGGCGCCCTTCCTGGCTCTCGATGACCAGGAGCAGCGGCTCTTTCGGTGTTTCGGGAAGGAGGTAGGGGTAGTGGCGCAGGGCTTCCTCCAACGGTTCCTCCCGCAGGCCGTCCTCCAGGTAAGGGGGAGGGCTGGGCACATACCCTTTGCGGCCCAGGTACAGCACGAAGCGGGGGTTGAGGAGGGCCCGGTGGGCTTCCGCGAGAAGCGAAGCAGGGCCCTCCAGCGCCACCAGGAAAGCGGCGTCGGCAAGGTAGTAGCGCCAACTTTGAACGTTGACCTTTGCCTTCAGGCTTGCCGCGAGGATCTCCCGGGCTGTTTGGTAGTCCACCTGCAGGACCCCCCTGCGGTCCACCCGCACGCCCATGCGCAGGGAAGCCAGGTCCGAAATGTCCTCCTGGCGGTCCCGGCCCAGCGCTGCGGCTAACAGGCCCAGGACCCCGCTTTTGGTGGGGTAAGGCCAGGTGTCGCGGTGGTCAAAACGGCTTCGGGTCCCCCAGGACTGCATTGGCCCCTGCAGCCGTAAAAGCAGCGTGGGCATCCTAGCCTCCCAAAAGCGCCATTAGAGCTTGGCCGGCTTTTTCCTTGAGCTGGGGCATTTGCTCCACCACTGGGATGCCGGGGACCTCCGCCTCGGTGAGGTTTAAAGCAGCTTTCCACTCGGGGTTTAAGGGCCCAAAGGCCCGGTCAAACTTGGCCCACTCCCGGGCCAGGGCCTCCACGGAGACCACGGAAAGGGCCTTGCCATCCTGAGGGCGAAGGGGGTTTTCAAAAGCCGTAGCGAGGTTGCGGGGCAAGCCCTTGCCGGCGCGGAAGGCCAGGAACAGCGGGGGGTTGTGGGCGGCAAAGGTGTTTTGCTTGCCCGACGGCAAAGTGAGCGCAAAGGCTTCAAAGAAAGCCAGGGCCCCTTTGAGGGCCAGCTCCTCATCCTCCTGAAGGTTGGCCACGAGCTGGTCCAGGTTGACCACGGCGTAGCGGTAAAGGGTGGCCGAGGAAAACTCTACGTCGCCCATCATTCCCGCACCGGTTTCTTCTTTGGGGTTGAGGTCGTCCACGGCGGTGTAGAAGTCAAACTCGCGGTCCACCTTGTGGGTGGAAAGGGCATGGGCTACCTGGGCGGCAGCGTCCACGCTGAGTTCGGGCCGGTCCGCCAGCATGCGCCCAAAGAGCGCCAAATCCACCGCTTTGCCGCCGTCCAGGACCTTTTCTAACGCTTCCTGAAGAGCCCCATCCAGCTCGGTCTTTTTCTTCCCCTTGGCGGGAGCCACCGTCAGCTTTTCCAGGTTGTCGCGGATACAGGCCGCAAGCTGTGAAAGCTCTTGGTTCCCCAAGAACAGCAGGTATTCGGTTTTGCCTTCTTGCACTGCAAAACCCAGGGCGTTGAGGGCGTTTTCCACCGCCAAACGGGCCTGGTCCTGGGGAAGGTCGGAGAGCCTTTCCAAAAGGGCGCTTACCAGGCGCTTGGTGCGCACCGCCCGCTCGTTTTCGTTGAGGAGCTGCTGCTGCTGAAAGGCCACCCGCACCGCGCGCTTTTGGGCTTGGCTGGAAATGCGGGCCCGCCGGTAGCCCCCAAAGAGTGCGTCCTTGGGGCTTCCCGTATCGTCCCTGTTTAAGTTGTTTGGACCCACCGTTTGAATGATGTGAATTTCCAAAAGCCTCATGATGTCACCTCCTCCTTTTCCTGTTGCTCGCTTTCTCTGTGCAGCCCGTAAAACTCCTTGGCCCAGCGGACCTGCACCGGCCTTTGGCGGTGAAACCAAAGGGTAAGGGCGTCGAGGAGCTCGGCAAAATCCAGGCCCCCATCCACCAAGTTCACGGCCTGGCGCAGGCGAAAGGCAATTTGGTCACGATCGGCGTCGAGCAGGGCCAGGAAACGCTTTTCCAGGCTTTCCGAACCGCGGCTTTGTTGTGCCTCCCAGAGGGCTTGGGACAACGTGCGACCCTGCTGATGGGCCCCGTCCTTCAGGGCGTACAGCCCCGCCACCAGGTAGTACGCCTCCCGCCTCCAGCCCTCCTCCCCCGCGCGTTGCACGAACGGCTCCACGTAGGGCATGGCAGGGGGGTAAGCCCCGGGGCCAAACGATAAGCTCCTCCTGAGGGCCGCTCGTGCTGGCGTCCAAGCCTTCTGGCCTTTCAAGGACTCCAGCCACTCCACGAACCTTTTGCCGTTCACGTGTTCACCTCCCTTTCCTTGAGCACGGCAAGCGCTCCGGCGAAAGCCCGTTCACCGGCGCCGAGGGCCTTGAGATGCCTTCCTTCCGTGCCGAGAAAACGACGGGTTTCTTCCCATGCACGCACCGCTGCTGTCCTGAGCTGTTCCCGCCAAAACCCCAGCGCCCCTCCCTGGCGAAGGCGCAAAAGGAAGCTTGGGAACTCTAGGTCGAGCTCGGACCAGTAAAGCCTCCGAAGCGGCAACGAGGCGGCAAAGTTCTGAAGCTGGTCTTTTTCTTTGCTGCCCAGGAGCGCTTGGGCGACATGCCAGCTGACGGTTCCCAGGCGCTTGCCGAGGTTTTCAGCGAGCTCCAGCCCTCTCTGCAAGATGATTTGCGCTTCGGCGGAAAAAAGCCCCTGGGGTAGGGGGTAGACCTCTCGGCGGATATCGAGCAGCTTCGCCTGGTCGGAAACCTGCCCCAAAACCCGCAGCGTGTACGAGCTCTCCCCGCGATCGGTAATACTGGAAGCCCATTGCAACGAGCCGGGCCATTGGCCACCGGCGGCGGGGAGCAGGGCGCCAAAGTCTCGCCAGAAGCTTTTCTCGGTGCTGAGCCGCAGGGGTAAGACGTTTCCCTTTGGGTCCTGGCGGTAGGCGGCCATGGGGTCGCGCCATAAAACGTCTAAAGGTTCCACCCCCGGGCCGTAAGCAATCCACCGGACGCCGCCGCCGGAGTCCAAAAGCAGCACCCCTCGGCTGGGCCAGGTAAAAACCCTGGCGCTGCCCTGCAAAGGCCACTTGGTGGCGTAACCGGTGACGTCCCTGGTGGTGAGCGGGGGAGTTTCCCAAATGGGGGGTTCCCTGCAATCGTCCGGCACCAGGTTCAGCACCAGAGTCTGAAAGAGGTTTTGCCCAACCGGCAGAAAGGCGGCCGGACGGGCCAGGGGTGCATCTTTCGCTGACCCCACCCCCAGCCTTCTCAGGAGGCCACCGGGAGCAAAATTTTGATGCACCAAGAGCGCCCGGGCAGCTTGGGCGTAGGACGCTACCGGAGGGTTTTCATCGGTGGTGTGGTCAAAAAGCGTAGGGTTGTTGCCACTGCTGAGCTCAGGCAACAGCTTGGACCAGGGCAGCGCCTCGTCTTGGGGCAAATCGGCAATTTGCCAAAAGGGATGGCGTTCGTGAAAAAGGTAAAAGCGGTCGTGGTAGCGGTCCAGGTAGGCGGCAATGGCACCCCGGTCGAACTCCCCCTTTTCCAGCACATCCATGGCGGCATAGACGTCTTGAACGGGAGGGAGAGCCCGGTATAGCACTGCCAAAAGCAAGCGGTGAAGGGCCGCCTCCTCCAATGGCGAAGCGACCTCTATGCGCTCGATGGTGTGGGCCTCAAGAAGCGCCGCTGCCAAACCGACTTCTGTCACCTTTCCGTCTTTGAAAACAGGGATCCAGGGCTCATCCAGCAGGTTGAACTTCGGCAAGGCGTCACCTCCCGCTTTCGTTTGCGAAGACCATTCCGTGCTCTTTTAGCGCGATTTTACAATTTTGTAAACCACCCCAAGTTCCGGATCGAGGCTCACGGTGATCCGGCCCCGCGCCCCGGGGAACTCCTGTCCCACTTCCAAAGGTCGAAGCCCCCGCAGCACCGCGCTCGCCTGCCATGCAGGGGGCGGGTCCTCTTGGAGCAGGACCTGGGGAATGGGGGGGCGAGAGATGCGGACCACCCGGCTCCAAAGGGCGAGGGTTTCTTCCTTTGTCAGGTTTCCCCTGAGCCTGGCCGGCTGCTGGCCCATGGCATCCAGGAACAACCCGTCGCCACGCCGGTACAGGGGAACCACAGGGACGGAAACATCCCCCAAGCGGGTCAAAAAGCGCTGGGTGCGGGCGTCCTCAGCTTCGTCGTCCAATCCAAAAGCTGCCGCAAGGTCGGTGGCATCGTATTGGCGGAGCAGTTTTTCCAAGCTGGAAAGCGCCAGGTTTTCTGCAGTTTTGCTCTCTTGGCGCCAGCGCTCCACAAGCTCCTTGTGGCTGCTCTCGGCCCTGTCCCTGTGGGCGTCGGGGAAGCGGCTTGGGTCCCGCTCGTAGACCTCCTCCAGCAGGGGCTCCAGGTCATCGGGCAGGTGCAGTTGCCTGCGGGCCTGAAGGGAAAGCCAGGTCGAGAGGAGTACGTAGTCCTCGTAAACCCTGTTCCAAAAGAGCTCGCCGCCAAAATCCGGCTCACCTTTGAGGCCGCCTACCAGCAACGTGGGCGCTCGGTGTCCCTCAGGTCGCTCCCGATGGTGGCGGTGCAGGCGGCCTGCCCGTTGGAACAGCAGGTCAATGGGCGCCAGGTCCGAATAGAGCAAGTCGAAATCCAGGTCCAGGCTTTGTTCGGCAACCTGGGTCGCCACAAGGATGGCCCTTTCCGGCCGCGGTCCGTGTTTGCCGAAAAGCGCCAGGACCACTGTTTCCCGAAGGCTGCGTTCCTCCGCCGGGAAGCGGGCATGGAGGAGAAACACCAGGGTCCCGTCGGGGAGGCGCTTGCCGACGACGAAACTGCCCTTTTGCTCCGGCAAGGAACGCAGCTCAGCCCAGGGTCCGCCGCCGGCATTTCCGTTTGCACTTTCCAGAAGCTTTCCTAGCTGAAGGGGCTCGCCTTCCCCCAGGGCAAGGTAGAGGGCCTGGGCCCGGTCCACGGTGTTGACGATGGCCCCCAGGGCACCGGGGAGGCGAGCGGTTAACAGCTGGGCCAGCCGAGAAACCTCCACCGGTGCATCCTCGATGTTCAGGGTTCGGCTTTGCAAGGGAAGGGTGTGTGCGCCAAGGAGCTTTTCACCCGCAAACACCGCAACCCTGGGGTAAGCAGGCAGGTTGACTCCCTCCGCTCCCCAGGCCGCCAACAGCTCCTGGCGTTTGGCTTGCGGCAGGGTAGCGGTCATGAGCACCACGCTGGAGCCCAAACTTCGAAGCCACAGGAGCAGGGCCCGCAAAAGCCCGGAGGTGTACGTGTCGTAGGCGTGCACCTCGTCCAGGACCACCACCCGGTTCATGAGACCCCAAAGGCGGATGAAGTGGTGTTTGACCTTCAGCACCCCCAGGAGGGCTTGGTCTACGGTGCCCACGCCGTGCCCGGAAAGCATGGCCCGCTTTCTGGCGGAAAACCAAGCCGATGCACCAACGCCTCCGGAGTCGTTGCC
Coding sequences within:
- the cas2e gene encoding type I-E CRISPR-associated endoribonuclease Cas2e; this translates as MVVLILERVPKSLRGELTRWLLELDTGVFVGRVSALVRELLWEKVVEKAGGGRCAMAWGTNNEQGFALRLHGYVDRVPRDFDGLVLVAVRNSEAIRKKEKLQRLAQRSRSGGGG
- the cas1e gene encoding type I-E CRISPR-associated endonuclease Cas1e — its product is MAPVPNARNLKELPKFRDGLSYLYVEHAFIEQEAQGIGIYDQEGLTLVPVAALGVLFLGPGTRITHAAIRALANNGCTVAWVGEGLARFYAQGLGDTRSARRLQRQALAWADPKLHLEVVLRLYRKRFREPLPSDLSLERLRGLEGVRVRTAYASWSEKTGVPWHGRSYDRRNWVASDPVNRALSAGAAYLYGLSHAAIVSSGFSPALGFIHTGKLLSFVYDVADLYKTEVLIPAAFLTAAEGNLEVERRVRTKLRDEILRARLLERMVEDLLDLFSGLGLPGEDEVEDEEPSRPGGLWDLEGEVEGGVAYGGADPGEGTEEPSG
- the cas6e gene encoding type I-E CRISPR-associated protein Cas6/Cse3/CasE; this encodes MWISKLALDLRSPTARRDLASPYEMHRTLCRAVSQPLKQGQERLLWRLEPTRSTEPPVVLVQTLTQPDWSVLEEGYARVYPPKPFLPLFREGQVLRFRLRANPSKRARDKGKRVALASREEKLAWLARKLADGGFRLMAGDGAYLAHIRQDTFLETRKSGHLIQVQAVLFEGALQVVDPEKALKTLQTGIGPGKGLGLGLLSLCP
- the cas5e gene encoding type I-E CRISPR-associated protein Cas5/CasD, which gives rise to MPTLLLRLQGPMQSWGTRSRFDHRDTWPYPTKSGVLGLLAAALGRDRQEDISDLASLRMGVRVDRRGVLQVDYQTAREILAASLKAKVNVQSWRYYLADAAFLVALEGPASLLAEAHRALLNPRFVLYLGRKGYVPSPPPYLEDGLREEPLEEALRHYPYLLPETPKEPLLLVIESQEGRLVYDQPLAPFAQRRFGVRYVQEVVLPQDSVKVLAAKSMEENHVD
- the cas7e gene encoding type I-E CRISPR-associated protein Cas7/Cse4/CasC, with product MRLLEIHIIQTVGPNNLNRDDTGSPKDALFGGYRRARISSQAQKRAVRVAFQQQQLLNENERAVRTKRLVSALLERLSDLPQDQARLAVENALNALGFAVQEGKTEYLLFLGNQELSQLAACIRDNLEKLTVAPAKGKKKTELDGALQEALEKVLDGGKAVDLALFGRMLADRPELSVDAAAQVAHALSTHKVDREFDFYTAVDDLNPKEETGAGMMGDVEFSSATLYRYAVVNLDQLVANLQEDEELALKGALAFFEAFALTLPSGKQNTFAAHNPPLFLAFRAGKGLPRNLATAFENPLRPQDGKALSVVSVEALAREWAKFDRAFGPLNPEWKAALNLTEAEVPGIPVVEQMPQLKEKAGQALMALLGG
- the casB gene encoding type I-E CRISPR-associated protein Cse2/CasB, yielding MNGKRFVEWLESLKGQKAWTPARAALRRSLSFGPGAYPPAMPYVEPFVQRAGEEGWRREAYYLVAGLYALKDGAHQQGRTLSQALWEAQQSRGSESLEKRFLALLDADRDQIAFRLRQAVNLVDGGLDFAELLDALTLWFHRQRPVQVRWAKEFYGLHRESEQQEKEEVTS
- the casA gene encoding type I-E CRISPR-associated protein Cse1/CasA; protein product: MPKFNLLDEPWIPVFKDGKVTEVGLAAALLEAHTIERIEVASPLEEAALHRLLLAVLYRALPPVQDVYAAMDVLEKGEFDRGAIAAYLDRYHDRFYLFHERHPFWQIADLPQDEALPWSKLLPELSSGNNPTLFDHTTDENPPVASYAQAARALLVHQNFAPGGLLRRLGVGSAKDAPLARPAAFLPVGQNLFQTLVLNLVPDDCREPPIWETPPLTTRDVTGYATKWPLQGSARVFTWPSRGVLLLDSGGGVRWIAYGPGVEPLDVLWRDPMAAYRQDPKGNVLPLRLSTEKSFWRDFGALLPAAGGQWPGSLQWASSITDRGESSYTLRVLGQVSDQAKLLDIRREVYPLPQGLFSAEAQIILQRGLELAENLGKRLGTVSWHVAQALLGSKEKDQLQNFAASLPLRRLYWSELDLEFPSFLLRLRQGGALGFWREQLRTAAVRAWEETRRFLGTEGRHLKALGAGERAFAGALAVLKEREVNT
- a CDS encoding CRISPR-associated endonuclease Cas3''; this translates as MDLEQALVSLWAKAGTPWHPLLAHMLDTAAVAWEILRREPQRTRELYAADWGLDDEEALRFVAFLAGLHDLGKASAVFQASWQEGAARLRELGLAWNQEVVGAGWVAHGVFTELYAGEALLQLGFPRRVADKLAQGLGAHHGFVANQKERRAAMWHVQCEDRNWKSVRQLLVSRFLHTLEMPTTLKPSVNEVSPPAILRVMAIASFADWIASDPQLFPLGRDPRAPDYWRSALALAQEALNRVGWRARTPRAPQSFDRLFPFPPNPLQQAVSFLVSQVNDGPVLLLIEAPMGLGKTEAALHAFHLLREKLAHRGLYLALPTQATANGLFPRVKGFLENLAEGERWELQLQHGTAVLNPLYQDLCERVKPAGVYDPDGEPQAGNDSGGVGASAWFSARKRAMLSGHGVGTVDQALLGVLKVKHHFIRLWGLMNRVVVLDEVHAYDTYTSGLLRALLLWLRSLGSSVVLMTATLPQAKRQELLAAWGAEGVNLPAYPRVAVFAGEKLLGAHTLPLQSRTLNIEDAPVEVSRLAQLLTARLPGALGAIVNTVDRAQALYLALGEGEPLQLGKLLESANGNAGGGPWAELRSLPEQKGSFVVGKRLPDGTLVFLLHARFPAEERSLRETVVLALFGKHGPRPERAILVATQVAEQSLDLDFDLLYSDLAPIDLLFQRAGRLHRHHRERPEGHRAPTLLVGGLKGEPDFGGELFWNRVYEDYVLLSTWLSLQARRQLHLPDDLEPLLEEVYERDPSRFPDAHRDRAESSHKELVERWRQESKTAENLALSSLEKLLRQYDATDLAAAFGLDDEAEDARTQRFLTRLGDVSVPVVPLYRRGDGLFLDAMGQQPARLRGNLTKEETLALWSRVVRISRPPIPQVLLQEDPPPAWQASAVLRGLRPLEVGQEFPGARGRITVSLDPELGVVYKIVKSR